The following coding sequences lie in one Patescibacteria group bacterium genomic window:
- the murJ gene encoding murein biosynthesis integral membrane protein MurJ has product MKPTTSSLSLISRGAIIIAAFSILSRLLGLVRDRLLASTFGATATLDAYYAAFKLPDFIFNTFVLGALAVAFIPSYIRLKNEAGPNQAWLLVSRLLNWLVIFLLAAAIVGIIFANHLVPIIAPGFSLETLALSVRLTRLMLLSIVVFGASNLLGSVLQAERRFTAYALAPVLYNLGLIFGIVLLVPYVGIIGLAWGVLIGSFGHLLVQLPAVLKLGFKWQASFDWRDKYFKQVFKLLLPRTFGLAASSLNDIITAAFISHLAAGSLAAFALAVNLHSFPINVFGVSLAIAVFPLFSQAFSLSRPDDFRQQFVASVRRILFYILPVAVMLLVLRAQIVRVVLGSGSFDWLATIRTAQMLGFLALALVSDSLIPLVARAFYALPDTKTPVIASLASLLVNVSLLITLRPLGLTGIGLAYVAASLTNLCLLLWLLSRRLGSLGSQEIIAGLKPMMAAAFLAGSVAYLVLRLMAPVVDMRTFVGIFSQGLVAGLSGVAVYVTLVYIWRLAEVKFIKQIWLSGQTFVKRLWIRN; this is encoded by the coding sequence ATGAAGCCAACTACTAGCAGTCTTAGTTTAATTAGTCGCGGCGCTATTATTATAGCCGCTTTTTCAATTTTATCGCGCTTGTTAGGCCTGGTCAGAGATCGTTTATTAGCCTCAACCTTTGGTGCTACCGCTACCCTGGACGCTTACTACGCCGCTTTTAAATTGCCGGACTTTATTTTTAATACCTTTGTTTTAGGGGCTTTAGCCGTGGCTTTTATTCCTTCTTACATTCGTTTAAAAAACGAGGCCGGCCCTAACCAAGCTTGGTTATTGGTTAGTCGACTGTTAAATTGGTTAGTAATTTTTTTATTAGCCGCCGCTATTGTAGGCATAATTTTTGCTAATCACTTGGTGCCCATTATTGCACCGGGTTTTTCTTTGGAGACCTTGGCCTTGTCTGTTAGATTAACCAGGTTAATGCTCTTGTCTATAGTGGTTTTTGGCGCTTCTAATTTATTAGGTTCGGTTTTACAAGCCGAGCGTAGGTTTACCGCTTATGCTTTGGCTCCAGTTTTATACAACCTGGGTTTAATTTTTGGCATTGTTTTATTAGTGCCGTATGTGGGTATTATTGGTTTGGCTTGGGGAGTTTTAATCGGTAGCTTCGGCCACTTACTGGTTCAATTACCAGCTGTTTTAAAGTTAGGTTTTAAATGGCAAGCCAGTTTTGATTGGCGAGATAAATATTTTAAGCAAGTTTTTAAATTATTATTACCTCGAACCTTCGGTTTAGCGGCCAGTTCTTTAAACGATATTATTACAGCCGCTTTTATTTCTCATTTAGCCGCTGGTAGTTTGGCGGCTTTTGCTTTAGCTGTTAATTTACACAGTTTTCCCATAAATGTTTTTGGCGTTTCTTTAGCCATAGCGGTTTTTCCTTTGTTTAGCCAAGCTTTTAGTTTAAGCCGGCCCGATGATTTTAGGCAGCAATTTGTAGCTAGTGTACGGCGTATTTTATTTTATATTTTGCCAGTGGCGGTCATGCTCCTTGTTTTACGAGCCCAAATTGTTCGAGTGGTTTTAGGTAGCGGTTCCTTTGATTGGTTAGCTACTATTCGCACCGCTCAAATGTTGGGCTTTTTGGCTTTAGCTTTGGTATCAGACAGTTTAATACCTTTAGTGGCGCGGGCTTTTTACGCTTTACCCGACACCAAAACTCCGGTGATTGCCTCACTAGCAAGTTTGCTGGTCAATGTATCTTTATTAATAACACTGCGGCCCTTAGGTTTAACCGGCATTGGCTTAGCTTATGTGGCAGCCAGTTTAACCAATTTATGTTTACTGCTGTGGTTATTAAGCCGGCGTTTAGGTTCTTTGGGTAGCCAAGAAATTATTGCTGGCCTTAAACCAATGATGGCGGCTGCTTTTTTAGCCGGCAGCGTGGCTTATCTAGTTTTGCGCTTAATGGCGCCTGTGGTAGATATGCGCACTTTTGTCGGTATTTTTAGCCAAGGCTTGGTGGCCGGCTTATCAGGTGTAGCGGTTTATGTTACTTTAGTTTATATTTGGCGCTTGGCTGAAGTTAAATTTATAAAACAAATCTGGTTAAGCGGCCAAACTTTTGTAAAAAGATTATGGATCAGAAATTAA
- the lepA gene encoding translation elongation factor 4 — protein MDQKLIRNFCIIAHIDHGKSTLADRFLEITKTVNSREMKNQLLDQMDLERERGITIKLQPVSMQWQGHYLNLIDTPGHVDFSYEVSRSLQAVEGAILLVDATQGIQAQTLANFELAKEQGLTIIPVINKLDLPAADPDKVAAELADLLQIEPSEVLRVSAKEGSGVAEVLNEVIKKVPSPKFNLQTTGRALIFDSRYDDFRGVVASVRLTDGQIKTGDKYWLLGSQDNGEILETGVYSPKYNKTKDLVAGQIGYIVTGLKDIRQVRVGDTLAVSKQAQPLPGYVEVKPMVYAGLYPGAGENPSKLREALEKLKLNDASLMYEGEHSPALGYGFRCGFLGLLHLDVTRERLQREYDLAVIITTPSVAYEVVTNKNETFIVRGALDLPARENIKSIKEPMVRVDMVTPSEYIGNLMGVAQDFRGLYLTTDYLGGQHNQARAVLRYEMPLSAILVDFYDQIKGVSAGYASLNYEFLEYRDCDIKRLDILVADEVVEALATIVYTDEAYRRARTIVGKLKDLLPRQMFEVKIQAAFGAKVLASERIPAMRKDVTAKLYGGDVTRKRKLLEKQKAGKKRMRLQGKVAIPSKAYLALISRQE, from the coding sequence ATGGATCAGAAATTAATAAGAAATTTTTGCATTATCGCGCACATTGATCACGGTAAATCTACCTTGGCCGATCGTTTTTTGGAAATTACCAAAACTGTTAACAGTCGGGAAATGAAAAATCAACTGCTGGACCAAATGGATTTAGAAAGAGAGCGGGGAATAACCATTAAACTTCAGCCGGTCAGTATGCAATGGCAAGGCCATTATTTGAATTTAATTGATACACCCGGCCACGTGGATTTTAGTTATGAAGTTTCTCGGTCTTTGCAGGCGGTGGAAGGCGCTATTTTGTTGGTGGATGCCACTCAGGGTATTCAAGCGCAAACTTTAGCTAATTTTGAATTGGCTAAAGAACAAGGTTTAACTATAATACCGGTTATTAATAAATTAGATTTGCCAGCGGCCGATCCCGACAAGGTGGCCGCCGAATTAGCTGATTTATTACAAATTGAACCTTCGGAGGTGCTGCGAGTTTCGGCCAAAGAGGGTAGTGGGGTAGCCGAGGTGCTTAATGAGGTAATAAAAAAAGTTCCCTCACCTAAATTTAATTTACAAACTACTGGTCGAGCTTTAATTTTTGATTCACGTTACGATGATTTTCGCGGAGTGGTGGCTTCGGTCCGTTTAACTGACGGACAAATTAAAACCGGTGATAAATATTGGTTATTAGGCAGTCAGGATAATGGTGAAATTTTAGAAACCGGAGTTTACTCACCCAAGTATAACAAAACTAAAGATTTAGTAGCTGGCCAAATTGGTTACATAGTTACTGGTCTAAAAGATATTAGGCAGGTCCGGGTGGGGGATACTTTAGCTGTTAGTAAACAAGCCCAGCCCTTGCCTGGTTATGTGGAAGTAAAACCTATGGTCTATGCTGGTTTATACCCGGGAGCTGGGGAAAATCCTTCTAAATTACGGGAAGCTTTAGAAAAATTAAAATTAAACGATGCTAGTTTAATGTATGAAGGTGAACATTCACCAGCCTTAGGCTATGGCTTTCGTTGTGGCTTTTTAGGTTTATTACATTTAGATGTAACTCGCGAGAGATTACAACGGGAATATGATTTAGCGGTTATTATTACCACGCCGTCTGTGGCCTATGAAGTTGTTACTAATAAAAATGAAACTTTTATTGTACGAGGTGCTTTGGATTTACCAGCTAGGGAAAACATAAAATCCATTAAAGAGCCGATGGTGCGGGTGGATATGGTAACACCTTCAGAATACATTGGTAATTTAATGGGCGTGGCCCAGGATTTTCGTGGACTTTATTTAACCACTGATTATTTAGGTGGCCAACACAATCAGGCGCGAGCTGTTTTGCGTTATGAAATGCCTTTAAGCGCGATTTTGGTGGATTTTTATGATCAAATTAAAGGAGTAAGCGCTGGTTATGCTTCTTTGAATTATGAATTTTTAGAATATCGGGATTGTGATATAAAACGTTTGGATATTTTAGTGGCCGATGAAGTGGTGGAAGCTTTAGCCACTATAGTTTACACAGACGAAGCTTATCGCCGAGCCAGAACCATTGTTGGCAAATTAAAAGATTTATTGCCTCGCCAAATGTTTGAAGTAAAAATTCAAGCCGCTTTTGGTGCCAAGGTTTTAGCTTCGGAGCGAATTCCCGCTATGCGCAAGGATGTTACGGCTAAATTATACGGCGGTGATGTTACTCGAAAAAGAAAATTATTAGAAAAACAAAAAGCCGGTAAAAAGCGTATGCGTTTGCAGGGTAAGGTGGCTATACCAAGCAAAGCCTATTTAGCTTTAATCAGCCGGCAAGAGTAG
- a CDS encoding NUDIX domain-containing protein — MDIIRPKVGIGIYISDGKGNLLLTLRTSAHEPGTWCPPGGHLEMNESFLDCCKKEVKEEVGLNLTDIEIIGVVNNIFSPKKHYVNVDFIAKGVSGKPIIGEPDKIKEIGWYSLNNLPKPLMLPVINLFKEYPEVINKLKNFNSFN; from the coding sequence ATGGATATAATCAGGCCTAAGGTAGGTATTGGTATATACATATCCGACGGCAAAGGTAATCTTTTGTTAACATTGCGGACCAGCGCTCATGAACCTGGTACATGGTGCCCGCCTGGTGGACACCTAGAAATGAACGAAAGTTTTTTAGATTGCTGTAAAAAAGAAGTAAAAGAAGAAGTAGGTTTAAATTTAACAGATATTGAAATAATTGGTGTAGTAAATAATATTTTTTCTCCAAAAAAACATTATGTAAATGTTGATTTTATAGCTAAGGGTGTTTCTGGAAAACCGATTATAGGAGAACCGGATAAAATTAAGGAAATTGGTTGGTATTCTTTAAATAATTTACCCAAACCATTAATGCTACCTGTAATTAATTTGTTTAAAGAATATCCGGAAGTTATAAATAAATTAAAAAACTTTAATAGTTTTAATTAA
- a CDS encoding septum formation initiator family protein — MSKRYDFWSIVTSRIFLLVALVAIVIIGVGITKSLLRRAELQKEINQLESDTAVLENKNSELGKLIDYLATEEFKEREARLRLGLQKPGETVVVIPSLTNTNSQTNLTNQQSTAELSNWQRWLNYFFKK, encoded by the coding sequence ATGAGCAAACGTTATGATTTTTGGAGCATAGTAACTTCGCGAATTTTTTTGTTAGTGGCTTTGGTAGCTATAGTTATTATTGGTGTTGGAATAACCAAAAGTTTATTAAGGCGGGCTGAACTGCAAAAAGAAATAAACCAATTGGAAAGCGACACCGCTGTTTTGGAAAATAAAAACAGTGAGTTGGGGAAATTAATAGATTATTTAGCTACTGAGGAATTTAAAGAAAGAGAAGCTAGATTACGTTTAGGTTTGCAAAAGCCTGGTGAAACCGTGGTCGTTATACCTAGTTTAACTAATACTAACAGCCAAACCAATTTAACAAATCAACAATCTACTGCAGAATTAAGTAATTGGCAACGCTGGTTAAATTATTTTTTTAAGAAATAA
- a CDS encoding GrpB family protein, translating to MITFKQEKWLKHLSTIDKIKIIPFDQTAEEKFLKVKQKIQNVLGQKIKVEHHGATSLGISGQDEIDIYLPVLATEFNSLIKPLKKMYGEPKSLYPLERIRFVTKYQGKHIDIFLINKKHADWKKAVKFETYLRNNPKSLKDYQQLKEKSNGLSVQEYYRKKIEFINRVLSIV from the coding sequence ATGATAACCTTTAAACAAGAAAAATGGCTTAAACACCTATCTACTATTGATAAAATCAAAATTATTCCTTTTGACCAAACAGCTGAAGAAAAATTTTTAAAGGTTAAGCAAAAAATTCAAAATGTACTAGGTCAAAAAATAAAAGTAGAACATCATGGAGCAACAAGTTTGGGAATATCTGGACAAGATGAAATTGATATTTACCTTCCGGTTTTAGCTACTGAATTCAATTCTTTAATTAAACCTTTAAAAAAAATGTACGGGGAGCCAAAAAGTTTATACCCCTTGGAAAGGATTAGATTTGTAACAAAGTATCAAGGAAAGCATATTGATATTTTTTTAATTAACAAAAAACATGCTGATTGGAAAAAAGCTGTTAAATTTGAAACATATTTACGAAATAATCCCAAAAGCCTTAAAGATTATCAACAATTAAAAGAAAAAAGTAACGGCCTTAGCGTACAAGAATACTATCGTAAAAAAATAGAATTTATTAACAGAGTGTTGTCTATAGTCTAA
- the ftsE gene encoding cell division ATP-binding protein FtsE, with the protein MALIEFRNISKIYPGNITALKEVNWSIEEGEFVSLVGQSGTGKTTLVRLLIAEEKPTAGRILISGWDITNVSDKEIPLLRKQIGVVFQDFKLLPRKTVYENIAFALEVSGLTKEKIAGIVPQLLKIVGLDEKANRFPKEISGGEQQRVVIARALAHRPKILVADEPTGNLDSINTKEIIELLKKINEFGTTVILVTHNKEVVNDLKRRVVMIDNGQILSDHAKGRYILK; encoded by the coding sequence ATGGCTTTAATTGAATTTCGCAACATTAGCAAAATATACCCTGGCAATATTACAGCCTTAAAAGAGGTTAACTGGTCTATTGAAGAAGGGGAATTTGTTTCTTTGGTGGGCCAAAGCGGTACTGGTAAAACCACTTTGGTACGTTTGTTAATTGCCGAAGAAAAGCCAACAGCTGGTCGTATTTTGATTAGTGGTTGGGATATTACCAATGTCTCGGACAAAGAAATTCCTTTATTGCGTAAACAAATCGGTGTAGTTTTTCAAGATTTTAAGTTATTACCCCGTAAAACTGTTTACGAAAATATAGCTTTTGCTTTGGAAGTTTCTGGTTTAACTAAAGAAAAAATTGCCGGTATTGTCCCGCAGTTGTTAAAAATAGTGGGTCTAGATGAAAAGGCTAACCGTTTTCCTAAAGAAATTTCCGGTGGCGAGCAACAACGAGTGGTAATTGCCCGAGCCTTGGCTCATCGGCCAAAAATTTTGGTAGCCGACGAACCAACTGGCAACTTGGATTCCATTAACACCAAAGAAATAATCGAACTGCTTAAAAAAATAAATGAATTTGGCACCACGGTTATTTTGGTTACTCATAACAAAGAAGTAGTTAACGATCTTAAACGTCGCGTGGTTATGATAGACAATGGACAAATATTATCCGACCATGCCAAAGGCCGTTACATACTTAAATAA
- a CDS encoding ABC transporter permease, whose product MFVSFYRALRFAGQNFWRNIWLSVVTVTILTLSIFSVSILGVINTLSNVALNKLEEKIDISVYLKPELKTDDIQLVKTNLESIPGVKSVAIVPAEEALKIFKEKYQNNPLIAEALLELGTNPLGSSLTVKALTEEGYTTILNELEGDTYEKYIQETRFEDYRTVIQSFAKITDRVKKGGLAVSLLFIIISLLVVFNTIRMNIYTHREELGIMRLVGATSWFIRAPLLIESLIYAFLATAVTSILFYPLLTALQPYISSFFNGYDFNIVQYFTERWFVFFGSLFLGSAVLSMLASTVAMRRYLKV is encoded by the coding sequence ATGTTTGTTTCTTTTTATCGCGCTTTACGCTTTGCCGGCCAAAACTTTTGGCGAAACATTTGGCTGTCGGTAGTTACCGTAACTATTTTAACTTTAAGTATTTTTTCCGTGTCTATTTTAGGCGTTATTAACACTTTGTCTAACGTGGCTTTAAATAAGTTGGAAGAAAAAATAGACATTTCGGTTTATTTAAAGCCGGAATTAAAAACCGACGACATTCAATTAGTTAAAACTAATTTAGAAAGCATTCCGGGCGTAAAAAGCGTGGCTATTGTGCCAGCTGAAGAAGCTTTAAAAATTTTTAAAGAAAAATATCAAAATAATCCTTTAATTGCTGAAGCGCTTTTGGAATTAGGCACCAATCCTTTGGGTTCCAGTTTAACTGTTAAAGCTTTAACCGAAGAAGGTTACACCACTATTTTAAACGAACTGGAAGGGGACACTTATGAAAAATATATTCAAGAAACCAGGTTCGAAGATTATCGCACGGTTATTCAATCATTTGCCAAAATAACCGATCGGGTTAAAAAAGGTGGCCTGGCAGTTAGCTTACTTTTTATAATTATTTCTCTGTTGGTGGTGTTTAATACCATTAGGATGAATATTTACACTCATCGCGAGGAATTGGGCATTATGCGCTTGGTTGGCGCTACCAGCTGGTTTATACGGGCTCCCTTGCTTATAGAAAGCCTTATTTACGCCTTTTTAGCTACCGCTGTGACTTCTATACTGTTTTACCCACTTTTAACCGCCCTACAGCCTTATATAAGCTCGTTTTTCAACGGTTACGACTTTAATATCGTACAGTACTTTACCGAACGTTGGTTTGTCTTCTTTGGCAGCCTATTCCTAGGTTCGGCTGTTTTAAGTATGTTGGCTTCTACAGTGGCTATGCGAAGATACCTTAAGGTATAA
- a CDS encoding 4a-hydroxytetrahydrobiopterin dehydratase: MSTDLLSKKCVPCEGGVEPLTESQALDYLKLVPGWVLATNIKSISQDLSFKDFKQTIAFINQLAELAESEGHHPDFTLHNWNKLNITLSTHAINGLSINDFILAAKINQLL; encoded by the coding sequence ATGTCTACTGATCTCTTATCTAAAAAGTGTGTGCCTTGCGAAGGCGGGGTAGAGCCTTTAACTGAATCCCAAGCTTTAGATTATTTAAAATTGGTACCGGGTTGGGTTTTGGCTACCAATATTAAGTCTATTAGTCAAGATTTATCTTTTAAAGATTTTAAACAAACTATTGCTTTTATAAATCAATTGGCTGAACTTGCCGAAAGCGAAGGACATCATCCGGATTTTACTTTACACAATTGGAACAAACTTAATATCACTTTATCTACCCACGCTATTAATGGTTTATCTATCAACGACTTTATTTTAGCCGCCAAAATAAACCAGTTATTATAA
- a CDS encoding phosphatidylglycerophosphatase A has translation MKTKISVFIASGLGVGFIPLAPGTFGSILALPICHYALQISQNNWFYYPLIIIAIYILGYLSIEPARIFLGTRKILTGRKWSMTKKRLL, from the coding sequence TTGAAAACTAAAATATCAGTTTTTATAGCTTCCGGCTTGGGTGTGGGTTTTATTCCTTTGGCTCCAGGAACTTTTGGCAGTATTTTAGCTTTACCAATCTGCCATTACGCTTTGCAAATATCCCAAAACAACTGGTTTTACTATCCTTTAATAATCATTGCTATTTATATACTTGGTTATTTAAGTATAGAGCCAGCCAGAATTTTCCTAGGCACTAGAAAAATTCTTACGGGGAGGAAGTGGAGTATGACCAAAAAGAGATTATTATAG
- a CDS encoding phosphatidylglycerophosphatase A, producing the protein MEYDQKEIIIDEILGMLVAFAPLLKVKPHNYLLSAIILLILFRIFDILKPWGINRIDAGKTPHHILLDDYVAGLYSAGCYILINLMFPI; encoded by the coding sequence GTGGAGTATGACCAAAAAGAGATTATTATAGATGAAATTTTGGGTATGCTGGTTGCTTTTGCCCCTTTATTAAAAGTAAAACCGCATAACTATCTTTTGTCAGCTATTATACTGCTTATTCTGTTCCGTATTTTTGATATATTAAAACCCTGGGGAATAAACAGAATTGATGCCGGTAAAACACCGCACCATATTTTGCTGGATGATTACGTAGCCGGCTTATATAGCGCCGGTTGCTATATCCTAATAAACTTAATGTTTCCAATATAA
- a CDS encoding AAA family ATPase, whose translation MIKVNPFTPNSPVHKDMFAGRKSEIDAIDKALLQTAHGNPTHLLLLGERGIGKTSLLNAADFFARGDVLWEAERKHNFLVSRVSLNENITLVDLAISLKNSIERELDKEYPQIALIKKAWNFLSRFEAVGISYKKDESNKNNAQIIQDFIYSLSDTLKLIQNKSLSVKDKKDGLVILIDEADKASKELFIGSFLKNLTETLVRESNNNILFIVSGLPNTRNILSDSHESSLRLFQEFDLGPLSSEETSQVINNGLKESKKTSNIDTVINKDALISIYAYSEGYPHFVQQIGYSVFEADTDNIISIEDVKKGVFMNHGALELIGDRYYVKPFYKDINVESQREILTIMAEKWNDWIKKTDIQKNFSGKKTALNNGLRALKEKGIIIPREGYNGQYRLQWASFAFWIKNHKKTERRN comes from the coding sequence ATGATAAAAGTAAATCCATTTACACCTAACAGTCCTGTACACAAAGATATGTTTGCTGGGCGTAAATCTGAAATTGATGCTATAGATAAGGCCTTATTACAAACTGCTCATGGAAACCCGACTCATTTATTACTTCTTGGAGAAAGAGGAATAGGTAAAACTTCATTACTAAACGCTGCTGATTTTTTTGCTAGAGGTGATGTGCTATGGGAAGCGGAAAGAAAACATAATTTTTTAGTATCTAGAGTTAGTTTGAATGAAAATATAACACTAGTAGACCTAGCTATTAGTTTAAAAAACTCTATAGAAAGGGAACTCGACAAAGAATACCCCCAAATAGCACTAATTAAAAAGGCTTGGAACTTTTTAAGTCGTTTTGAGGCGGTTGGAATTTCTTATAAAAAAGACGAGTCCAATAAAAACAACGCTCAAATTATCCAAGATTTTATATATTCTTTGTCTGATACACTAAAATTAATACAAAATAAAAGTCTATCTGTAAAAGACAAAAAAGATGGATTAGTGATACTGATAGACGAAGCAGATAAGGCTTCAAAAGAACTATTTATAGGATCTTTTTTAAAAAATTTAACAGAAACACTAGTTAGGGAAAGTAATAATAATATACTTTTTATTGTAAGTGGTTTACCAAACACAAGAAATATACTATCTGACAGCCATGAATCTTCTTTACGCTTATTTCAGGAATTTGATCTTGGTCCACTTTCTTCAGAAGAAACATCTCAAGTTATTAATAACGGCTTAAAAGAATCAAAAAAAACATCCAATATAGATACCGTTATTAATAAAGACGCCTTAATTAGTATATATGCCTATTCAGAAGGATATCCTCATTTTGTTCAACAAATAGGCTATTCTGTTTTTGAGGCAGATACAGATAATATTATATCAATAGAAGATGTCAAAAAAGGTGTTTTTATGAACCACGGGGCGTTAGAACTTATAGGAGATAGATATTATGTTAAGCCTTTTTACAAAGATATAAACGTAGAATCACAAAGAGAAATTTTAACGATAATGGCAGAAAAATGGAATGATTGGATTAAAAAAACAGATATACAAAAAAATTTTTCAGGTAAAAAAACAGCTTTAAATAACGGTTTAAGAGCGCTAAAAGAAAAAGGGATAATTATTCCAAGAGAAGGTTATAATGGGCAGTACAGGCTACAATGGGCAAGCTTTGCTTTTTGGATAAAAAACCATAAAAAAACAGAGAGAAGAAATTAA
- a CDS encoding endonuclease/exonuclease/phosphatase family protein, translated as MKLITLNTWGGIVFQPLMDFIKKHSVNTDIFCFQEMLFGPKPQFTPVNKARENLFTEISAILPDFVAYKHIPASDHFAGEIVNFGTGQAIFVKNTIKVINNGAFKCYDKMFSEIETLQRDSGRVTGNVQHIDLEIGNQIFSILNFHGLWQKNTHKADTAERLRQSEIIKTFLNSKNNKKILCGDFNLKADGQSIKILEQGLVNLVKKYNVLSTRSKFYTKEEKMADYIIVSPDIEVNKFKVFSDDISDHLPLLVEFK; from the coding sequence ATGAAACTAATTACCTTAAACACTTGGGGTGGGATTGTTTTTCAGCCTTTAATGGATTTTATTAAAAAACACTCGGTTAATACCGATATTTTTTGTTTTCAGGAAATGTTGTTTGGCCCTAAGCCCCAATTTACACCAGTAAACAAAGCTAGGGAAAATCTGTTTACAGAAATATCAGCCATTTTGCCCGATTTTGTTGCTTATAAACATATACCAGCCTCGGATCATTTTGCTGGTGAAATAGTTAATTTTGGCACTGGCCAAGCTATTTTTGTTAAAAATACAATTAAAGTAATTAATAATGGGGCTTTTAAATGCTATGATAAAATGTTTTCTGAAATCGAAACACTGCAAAGGGATAGTGGTCGGGTTACAGGCAATGTTCAGCATATTGATTTGGAAATAGGTAATCAAATTTTTTCTATTTTAAATTTTCATGGTCTATGGCAAAAGAATACGCATAAAGCCGATACAGCAGAAAGATTAAGGCAATCCGAAATAATAAAAACTTTTCTAAATAGTAAAAATAATAAAAAAATTCTCTGTGGGGATTTTAATTTAAAAGCCGACGGACAAAGTATAAAAATTTTAGAACAAGGCTTGGTTAATTTAGTAAAAAAGTATAATGTCTTATCTACTCGCAGTAAATTTTATACTAAAGAAGAAAAAATGGCTGATTATATAATTGTTTCACCAGATATAGAGGTAAACAAATTTAAGGTTTTTTCCGACGACATTTCCGACCATTTACCTTTGTTAGTGGAATTTAAATAA
- a CDS encoding NUDIX hydrolase, whose amino-acid sequence MSNNIYLKKILKLYYFFKNPLYKVYCFIFRPKSLGVKIIVENNGKLLMTKLGYAHKKWVFPGGAVNKKENAEQTAVRELEEETGIKTNKLIEIGEYTSERNYKKNIVKCFYLLADSSFVKIDNFEVIDSGWYNPQELPKDCSVSIPQIIKIYQQYKLKQN is encoded by the coding sequence ATGAGTAATAATATTTATTTAAAAAAGATTTTAAAATTATATTATTTTTTTAAAAATCCTCTCTATAAGGTTTATTGTTTTATTTTTCGACCAAAATCCTTAGGAGTAAAAATAATAGTCGAAAACAATGGTAAACTATTAATGACTAAATTAGGTTATGCCCATAAAAAATGGGTTTTTCCTGGTGGCGCGGTTAATAAAAAAGAAAATGCCGAACAAACAGCTGTTAGAGAATTAGAAGAGGAAACCGGAATTAAAACCAATAAACTAATCGAAATAGGCGAATACACATCCGAAAGAAATTATAAGAAAAATATTGTAAAATGTTTTTATTTGCTTGCGGATTCTTCTTTTGTAAAAATAGACAATTTTGAGGTTATAGATTCAGGTTGGTATAACCCCCAAGAACTTCCCAAAGACTGCTCTGTATCTATTCCACAAATAATAAAAATATATCAACAATATAAACTTAAGCAAAATTAA
- a CDS encoding NUDIX domain-containing protein, whose product MLEFGIKRENEERRDGGCGVVFNPASQKYAVGQDYDGGLFRLFSGGVSEGEGIEQGILREVTEESGLHDFLYIEKISQALVRYRNSLKQVNRVGLATCFLVVLKSADLLDTKLEEHEKFSLTWATANEIIKNWEQRNQNKDYDHWIYFLKKAVNRCIELEYDKVNKYYE is encoded by the coding sequence ATGCTGGAATTTGGTATAAAACGGGAAAACGAAGAACGGCGGGACGGTGGTTGTGGTGTGGTGTTTAATCCAGCCAGCCAAAAATACGCCGTAGGGCAAGATTATGACGGCGGATTATTTAGGCTTTTTTCCGGCGGTGTTAGCGAGGGTGAAGGTATTGAGCAGGGTATTTTAAGAGAAGTTACCGAGGAAAGCGGCCTACATGATTTTTTATACATAGAAAAAATTTCCCAAGCCTTGGTGCGTTATCGTAACAGTCTTAAACAAGTAAACCGAGTCGGCTTGGCTACTTGTTTTTTAGTTGTTTTAAAATCAGCTGATTTATTAGACACTAAATTAGAAGAGCACGAAAAATTTAGTTTAACTTGGGCAACCGCCAATGAAATTATAAAAAACTGGGAACAAAGGAACCAAAATAAAGATTATGACCACTGGATTTATTTTTTAAAAAAGGCTGTAAACCGTTGTATAGAATTGGAGTATGATAAAGTAAATAAATATTATGAATAA